The Deinococcus sonorensis KR-87 genome includes a window with the following:
- a CDS encoding prephenate dehydratase: MTTDAAPTIAYQGNPGAYSEVAALNALPGQPVNTRGYVTFHEVLAAVSSGECDLGVIPVENSLMGAILQAVDLLLETELHVVRELTVRVSHTLMALPGVTLGEVKRVYSQQPALDQCTGFIEQHGLKAVASHDTAGSAKDLAERRTLDEGVIASSRAAELYGLEVLARGIEDEPFNYTRFLVLSRQVPEPSDVPHKTSVVFAVRHTPGFLLETLAELRGLNLSKIESRPRKDRAWSYLIYVDIEGNANDPEMARALGGVLRRAAFARVIGSYPRSLEPIEP, translated from the coding sequence ATGACCACCGATGCCGCACCCACCATCGCCTACCAGGGCAACCCTGGAGCCTACAGTGAAGTCGCTGCGCTGAACGCCCTGCCGGGCCAGCCGGTGAACACGCGCGGCTACGTCACCTTCCACGAGGTGCTGGCCGCCGTGAGCAGCGGCGAGTGCGATCTGGGCGTGATTCCGGTCGAGAACAGCCTGATGGGCGCCATCCTGCAGGCGGTGGACCTGCTGCTGGAAACCGAGCTGCACGTGGTGCGCGAGCTGACGGTGCGGGTGAGCCATACCCTGATGGCGCTGCCGGGCGTCACGCTCGGCGAGGTGAAGCGGGTGTACTCGCAGCAGCCGGCGCTGGACCAGTGCACCGGCTTTATCGAGCAGCACGGCCTGAAGGCGGTGGCCTCCCACGACACGGCCGGCAGTGCCAAGGACCTGGCGGAGCGCCGCACTCTGGACGAGGGCGTGATCGCCTCCAGCCGCGCCGCTGAGCTGTACGGCCTGGAGGTGCTGGCGCGCGGCATCGAGGACGAGCCATTCAACTACACTCGCTTCCTGGTGCTCTCGCGGCAGGTGCCGGAACCGAGCGACGTGCCGCACAAGACAAGCGTGGTGTTCGCGGTGCGTCACACGCCCGGTTTCCTGCTGGAGACCCTGGCGGAACTGCGCGGCCTGAACCTCTCCAAGATCGAGTCGCGGCCGCGCAAGGACCGGGCCTGGAGCTACCTGATCTACGTGGACATCGAGGGCAACGCCAACGACCCGGAAATGGCGCGGGCGCTGGGCGGGGTGCTGCGCCGCGCCGCCTTCGCGCGGGTGATCGGCAGCTATCCGCGCAGCCTGGAACCGATCGAACCCTGA
- a CDS encoding metallophosphoesterase: protein MRIFALADLHLSISAPKPMTVFGPGWAGHPQAIFERWPTVVGDDDLVLLPGDLSWAMRLPGALEDLVQVAALPGTKVLLRGNHDYWWPAIGKLRASLPPRMLAVQNDALRVGPVVVSGTRGWLTPGADSFGPEDRAIYLREQERLRLSLEAARRLGADLADTFHVLMLHYPPTGPGGTPTAFTDLIEQYRPDAVVYGHLHGVPQSRSLREWQGIPAYLVAADSLGFTPKLIAEV, encoded by the coding sequence ATGCGTATATTTGCCCTCGCCGACCTGCATCTTTCCATCAGCGCGCCCAAACCGATGACGGTCTTCGGCCCCGGCTGGGCCGGCCATCCGCAGGCCATCTTCGAGCGCTGGCCCACGGTGGTGGGCGACGACGATCTGGTGCTGCTGCCGGGCGACCTGAGCTGGGCCATGCGGCTGCCCGGCGCGCTGGAGGACCTCGTGCAGGTGGCGGCCCTGCCCGGCACCAAGGTGCTGCTGCGCGGCAACCACGACTACTGGTGGCCGGCCATCGGCAAGCTGCGGGCCAGCCTGCCGCCCCGGATGCTGGCGGTGCAGAACGACGCGCTGCGCGTCGGGCCGGTGGTGGTCTCCGGCACGCGCGGGTGGCTCACGCCCGGCGCCGACAGCTTCGGGCCGGAAGACCGGGCCATCTATCTGCGCGAACAGGAGCGGCTGCGGCTGTCGCTGGAGGCGGCCCGGCGGCTGGGGGCCGATCTGGCAGACACCTTTCACGTGCTGATGCTGCACTACCCGCCGACCGGCCCGGGCGGCACGCCCACCGCCTTCACCGACCTGATCGAACAGTATCGCCCGGACGCGGTGGTCTATGGCCACCTGCACGGGGTACCGCAGAGCCGCAGCCTGCGCGAGTGGCAGGGCATTCCGGCCTATCTGGTGGCCGCCGACAGCCTGGGCTTCACGCCCAAGCTGATCGCGGAGGTGTAG